In Arthrobacter sp. Marseille-P9274, the sequence CCGGCGGAAAGCCTTCCCCGAGCGGTCCAGCTGGTCGGGCCTGAGCTCGGCCTGGAATCCACGCACGGCGGCGGCGAACTCGTCCAGCCACTCCTGGTCCAGCCGCCCCTCGGCCCGCTCCAGTCCGGCTACCAGCACGGCGCCCAGCACGTCCATCAGGTCGATGGCCTGCTTCTGCGTCAGCATGGCCACCCGGCGGCGCTTGTTCGGCAGCGCCTCGATGAAGCCCTCGCTGATCAGCTGCGTGATGGCTTCGCGCACCGGCGTCACGCTGAGCCCCAGCCGGGCTGCGAGCTCGGCATCCTTCACGGGCGCGCCGGGGGCCAGCTCGCCGGAGAGCATTTCGCCGCGCAGGCGCTGCACCACGGCGTCCTTGCGGGACAGGGGTAGCTCGAAGGCCATGCCGCTCCCCTTTCCCCTCGGATCTTCCTCGCCGCGAGGGCATATCCAACTCTACCGAGGGTTCGTAAAATAGGGGCCTCCGACCTCTTCCTTTCGTAAAACAATGCATTCTATAGTGATGTGACCTGCATCACTGGTGCGGGTTCGACAATCCGCTCAACGAAGAGAGATTGACATGGCGCTTGATGAAGCCACCATCCAGTTCCTGGCCGCCGCAGCAGAAGCAGCGGGCCCCGATGCCAAGCCGATGTGGGAGATGGAGCCCGCACAGGCCCGGGCCACCTCGGCCGCGATGAATGAAATGTTCGGCAAGGGCCCGGACATGCAGCGCACCGAAGACCACACCCTGACCGGCTACGACGGCGGCACCTTCGCCATCCGCGTCCACGTGCCGACGGACCGGCCCACGGGCGTCTTCCTCTACCTCCACGGCGGCGGCTGGGTCGTCGGCGACATCGACGGCTACGACACCCTCGGCCGCCAATTGGCGGAAAAGACGGGCAACGCCGTCGTCCTGGTCAACTACCGCAAGGCGCCGGAGAAGCGGTTCCCCGCCGCCGTCGAGGACTCCTGGACTGCCCTGCAGTGGGCGGCCGAGCACCTCGAGGACATCGCCGGCTCCCGGGTGCCGCTGTTCGTCGGCGGCGACAGCGCGGGCGGCAACCTCTCCGCCGTGATGGCCCTGCGTGCCCGCGACGAGGGCGGCCCGCAGCTGGCCGGCCAGATGCTCATCTACCCCGTCACCGACGCTGACTTCACCCGGATTTCCTACGACGAGCCGGAGAACCAGACCCTGCTGACCAAGGAATTCATGATCTGGTTCTGGGACCACTACGCGCCGACCCCGGAGGACCGCGACCATCCGCACGCCTCGCCGCTGCGGGCCGAAAGCCTGCAGAACCTGCCGCCGGCCCTGGTCGTCACTGCGGCGCACGACGTGCTCCGCGATGAGGGCGAATCCTACGCGCAGCGGCTTGAGGAGGCCGGAGTCGACGTCGAGTTCCACCGCTGGCCCGGCCAGATGCACGGCTTCTTCTCGATGGTCAATGTGCTGCCGGCGAGCGCCGAGGTGATGGACCTCGTGGCCCGCCGCGTGCGGGCCCTCTCCGCCGAGCCGGCCTTGGAGGCATGATGGAGCGCGTGCGCGAGGTGGACGCGGTCATCGTCGGTGCAGGCTTCTCCGGCCTGTACATGCTGCACAAGCTGCGTGACCAGGGGCTTTCCGCCGTGGTGTTCGAAAAGGGCGACGGCGTCGGCGGCACCTGGTACTGGAACCGTTACCCGGGAGCCCGCTGCGACGTGGAGAGCCCGTACTATTCCTACTCGTTCGACCCTGAGCTGGAGCAGGAGTGGGAGTGGACGGAGCGCTACCCGGCCCAGCCTGAGCTGATGCGCTACCTGAACTTCGTGGCCGACCGCTACGACCTGCGCCGGGACC encodes:
- a CDS encoding GntR family transcriptional regulator encodes the protein MAFELPLSRKDAVVQRLRGEMLSGELAPGAPVKDAELAARLGLSVTPVREAITQLISEGFIEALPNKRRRVAMLTQKQAIDLMDVLGAVLVAGLERAEGRLDQEWLDEFAAAVRGFQAELRPDQLDRSGKAFRRIAELICDAADNDELRAVTDHVLLRSLNRIQLYPSNHLLSLWGEAFGDTAGLLAGGDHAAAVQRLRSFFSDLIAAMHRDRSDDAVVAPRPH
- a CDS encoding alpha/beta hydrolase — encoded protein: MALDEATIQFLAAAAEAAGPDAKPMWEMEPAQARATSAAMNEMFGKGPDMQRTEDHTLTGYDGGTFAIRVHVPTDRPTGVFLYLHGGGWVVGDIDGYDTLGRQLAEKTGNAVVLVNYRKAPEKRFPAAVEDSWTALQWAAEHLEDIAGSRVPLFVGGDSAGGNLSAVMALRARDEGGPQLAGQMLIYPVTDADFTRISYDEPENQTLLTKEFMIWFWDHYAPTPEDRDHPHASPLRAESLQNLPPALVVTAAHDVLRDEGESYAQRLEEAGVDVEFHRWPGQMHGFFSMVNVLPASAEVMDLVARRVRALSAEPALEA